One genomic region from Streptomyces sp. Li-HN-5-11 encodes:
- a CDS encoding CBS domain-containing protein, which translates to MSGTPTVVKDVMTHRVVALRTGAAFKDIVKAMRQWRVSALPVLDGTGVVVGIVSEADMLRKEEYGDGYIGRYREAGHLAEVRKADAATADELMTAPAVTVAPDATLAHAARVMARTKVKRLPVVGRDGTLEGIVSRSDLLKVFLRDDGDIEEEVRREVVVRLFGTHTEAIRAEVRDGVVTLSGRVHETALIPLAARLARAVAGVVDVRCALSGPPRHPGPDVPDTGSFRTV; encoded by the coding sequence ATGAGCGGCACTCCGACCGTCGTGAAGGACGTGATGACACACCGGGTCGTCGCCCTGCGCACCGGCGCCGCCTTCAAGGACATCGTGAAGGCCATGCGTCAGTGGCGGGTCAGTGCCCTCCCCGTGCTGGACGGCACCGGAGTGGTCGTCGGCATCGTGTCCGAGGCCGACATGCTGCGCAAGGAGGAGTACGGCGACGGGTACATCGGGCGCTACCGGGAGGCCGGTCACCTCGCCGAGGTGAGGAAGGCGGACGCGGCCACCGCGGACGAGCTCATGACCGCCCCGGCCGTCACCGTGGCGCCCGACGCCACCCTCGCCCACGCCGCACGCGTCATGGCCCGCACCAAGGTCAAGCGGTTGCCGGTGGTCGGCCGTGACGGCACCCTGGAAGGCATCGTCAGCCGCTCCGACCTGCTGAAGGTGTTCCTGCGGGACGACGGCGACATCGAGGAGGAGGTACGGCGCGAGGTCGTCGTCAGGCTCTTCGGCACGCACACCGAAGCGATCCGGGCCGAGGTGCGCGACGGTGTCGTCACGCTCTCCGGGCGGGTCCACGAAACCGCTCTGATCCCGCTGGCCGCACGGCTCGCCCGGGCAGTCGCAGGTGTGGTCGACGTGCGATGCGCGCTGTCGGGACCGCCCCGGCATCCGGGCCCCGACGTCCCGGACACCGGATCCTTCCGTACGGTGTGA
- a CDS encoding TIGR03619 family F420-dependent LLM class oxidoreductase — protein MTPAPRMQLVLSENWTMTGGRADLSTLVGWAREAEDAGFDSVMISEHIVLGPDAGANGVMGNPRDYALPGNQDPYTPWPNSLILLAAVAAVTERVRLAASAVIAPLRHPLLLARELGTLDLLSEGRLMVLPNVSWSRDEYDALGVPFSRRGRLLDEHLEIWAKVWGPSPVSHKGEHYTFEDVYFEPKAHRPEGPRLCFGGAGMHDAMVRRIVHHGHAFNPLGRPTPQEMRKLAEAMTAAGRDIADLEMIGGTRAVFPDATSCADLGQALESIPEQMEQGFTTFCIKPSQFTDDPHGVGAFCREVVRRVEALT, from the coding sequence ATGACCCCCGCACCCCGCATGCAACTCGTGCTGAGTGAGAACTGGACCATGACAGGCGGCCGCGCCGATCTGTCGACGCTGGTGGGCTGGGCCCGTGAGGCCGAGGACGCCGGGTTCGACTCCGTGATGATCAGCGAGCACATCGTGCTCGGCCCGGACGCGGGCGCGAACGGCGTCATGGGCAACCCCCGTGACTACGCCCTGCCGGGCAACCAGGACCCGTACACCCCCTGGCCCAACTCCCTGATCCTGCTGGCCGCCGTCGCCGCCGTGACCGAACGCGTGCGGCTGGCCGCGTCGGCCGTGATCGCACCGCTGCGCCACCCTCTCCTCCTCGCCCGAGAGCTGGGAACCCTCGACCTGCTCAGCGAGGGCCGGCTGATGGTGCTGCCCAACGTGAGCTGGAGCCGGGACGAGTACGACGCGCTCGGCGTCCCCTTCTCCCGGCGCGGGAGACTGCTCGACGAGCACCTGGAGATCTGGGCCAAGGTGTGGGGCCCGTCTCCCGTGTCGCACAAGGGCGAGCACTACACGTTCGAGGACGTGTACTTCGAGCCCAAGGCCCACCGCCCCGAGGGCCCCCGGCTGTGCTTCGGCGGCGCCGGCATGCACGACGCCATGGTGCGCCGGATCGTGCACCACGGGCACGCCTTCAACCCGTTGGGCCGGCCCACGCCCCAGGAGATGAGGAAACTGGCGGAGGCGATGACCGCCGCCGGACGCGACATCGCCGACCTCGAGATGATCGGCGGCACCCGCGCCGTCTTCCCGGACGCCACCTCGTGCGCCGACCTCGGTCAGGCCCTGGAGTCGATCCCCGAGCAGATGGAACAGGGCTTCACCACCTTCTGCATCAAGCCGTCCCAGTTCACCGATGATCCGCACGGGGTCGGCGCGTTCTGCCGCGAGGTCGTACGACGCGTGGAGGCCCTGACGTGA
- a CDS encoding S-(hydroxymethyl)mycothiol dehydrogenase produces the protein MTQQVRAVVARSKGAPVSLETIVVPDPGPGEALVRIEACGVCHTDLHYREGGISDDFPFLLGHEAAGVVESVGEGVTDVAPGDFVILNWRAVCGQCRACLRGRPWYCFSTHNAKQRMTLADGTELSPALGIGAFAEKTLVAAGQCTKVDRAASAAAAGLLGCGVMAGLGAAINTGAVGRGDSVAVIGCGGVGDAAIVGANLAGAAKIIAVDIDDRKLATAKKLGATHTVNSRETDAVDAVRRLTGGFGADVVIDAVGRPETYRQAFYARDLAGTVVLVGVPTPEMKLELPLLDVFGRGGSLKSSWYGDCLPSRDFPMLIDLYLQGRLDLDAFVTETIALDDVEKAFERMHRGDVLRSVVVL, from the coding sequence ATGACTCAGCAGGTCCGTGCTGTCGTCGCGCGGAGCAAGGGCGCCCCCGTCAGTCTCGAGACGATCGTCGTGCCCGACCCCGGCCCGGGCGAGGCGCTGGTCAGGATCGAGGCCTGCGGCGTCTGCCACACCGATCTGCACTACCGCGAGGGCGGCATCAGCGACGACTTCCCCTTCCTGCTCGGACACGAGGCTGCCGGAGTGGTGGAGTCGGTGGGCGAGGGCGTCACGGACGTGGCTCCCGGCGACTTCGTGATCCTGAACTGGCGGGCGGTGTGCGGCCAGTGCCGTGCGTGCCTGCGGGGCCGGCCCTGGTACTGCTTCAGCACGCACAACGCGAAGCAGAGGATGACCCTGGCCGACGGTACGGAGCTCTCGCCGGCCCTGGGGATCGGCGCCTTCGCCGAGAAGACACTGGTGGCGGCCGGTCAGTGCACCAAGGTGGACCGGGCGGCGTCGGCGGCCGCCGCGGGGCTGCTGGGATGCGGGGTGATGGCGGGCCTCGGCGCGGCCATCAACACCGGCGCCGTCGGGCGCGGTGACAGCGTGGCGGTCATCGGCTGCGGCGGCGTCGGGGACGCGGCGATCGTCGGAGCGAACCTGGCGGGCGCGGCGAAGATCATCGCGGTGGACATCGACGACCGCAAACTGGCCACCGCGAAGAAGCTGGGCGCGACCCACACGGTCAACTCCAGGGAGACCGACGCGGTCGACGCGGTGCGCCGGCTCACCGGGGGATTCGGCGCCGACGTCGTCATCGACGCGGTCGGCCGCCCGGAGACCTACCGACAGGCCTTCTACGCCCGGGATCTCGCCGGGACTGTGGTGCTGGTCGGCGTGCCGACCCCGGAGATGAAGCTGGAACTGCCCCTTCTGGACGTCTTCGGCCGGGGCGGATCGCTGAAGTCGTCCTGGTACGGCGACTGCCTGCCCTCCCGGGACTTCCCGATGCTCATCGACCTCTATCTGCAGGGCCGTCTCGACCTCGACGCCTTCGTCACCGAGACCATCGCACTGGACGACGTGGAGAAGGCCTTCGAGCGCATGCACCGCGGCGACGTGCTGCGCTCGGTGGTGGTCCTCTGA
- a CDS encoding GNAT family N-acetyltransferase has product MTGIQEAPVHALLTDGTTVRIRQAGPADRDEVLRLYQEMSPENLRLRFFTVGPASARQAADRVAAGKQPEYCALAAEDGGRLVGLAEYEILPTGSTADLSVAVADGWHHRGVATLLLEHLADAARAAGVTAFSADALCENHDVLKVFHDLGLRVTRHFEGPEVRCIVELTEDERYLSAVEARARVADVISLQPLLRPGTVAVIGAGRTPGSVGRAILRNIATGSYTGRVFAVHPEAQAIAGVHACPSVADVPLAPELAVVAVPAAAVAQVAEECGKAGVGALLVVSAGLDPHQAQDLMRACRRHGMRLVGPNCLGLANPEPGVRLDATFAARHPGPGSAGVAVQSGGVGIALLDGLARLGIGVSTFVSLGDKYDVSGNDMLQWWESDGHTDLALLHLESFGNPRAFSRTARRVARSMPVLTVDAGRSEAGRRAAASHTAAAATRTMTRQALFTQAGVTATRTIGELLDTAALLHSQPLPTGTRVAVVGNAGGAGVLAADACADAGLLVPRLPADLVGELLSLLPDGATATNPVDVTAAVREEQLDACVGLLARHGAVDAVLVSLVPTAVAAATGEDLVRALTSAPGPLPRPVVAVLPGQAARVELLPAPGAGTVPAYSDAEDAARALAHAAARHGWLSRLPGAVAELPDVDTAHAKDLAAAFLVRNPEGGWLDPTETAELLGCYGIPQIPWVWARDEDEAVAAAERLTGPGGRVVMKAYGPGLLHKSEQHALHLDLQNAAQVRAAHRDLTNRFGDRMTGVVVQPLAERGTELFAGVVQDEVFGPLVVFGLGGTATELLADQAARLAPLTDLDVHDLLTSPRCSPLLFGYAGSPATDLAGLEQLLHRLSRMASDLPQLAEADLNPVLSGPRGVTTLDVRLRLVPRRFHDPYLRRLR; this is encoded by the coding sequence ATGACCGGCATCCAGGAGGCCCCTGTGCACGCCCTGCTGACCGACGGCACCACCGTGCGGATACGGCAGGCCGGCCCGGCCGACCGTGACGAGGTTCTGCGGCTGTACCAGGAGATGTCACCGGAGAACCTGAGACTGCGGTTCTTCACCGTCGGTCCGGCCTCCGCCCGGCAGGCGGCGGACCGGGTGGCCGCGGGGAAGCAACCCGAGTACTGCGCACTGGCTGCCGAGGACGGTGGGCGTCTGGTGGGCCTGGCCGAGTACGAGATCCTGCCGACGGGCAGCACCGCCGACCTCTCGGTGGCCGTCGCCGACGGCTGGCACCACCGGGGTGTGGCCACGCTGCTGCTGGAACACCTCGCGGACGCAGCCCGCGCGGCCGGTGTCACGGCGTTCAGCGCCGACGCACTGTGCGAGAACCACGACGTACTCAAGGTCTTCCACGACCTGGGGCTGCGCGTCACCCGCCACTTCGAGGGTCCCGAAGTTCGCTGCATCGTGGAACTCACCGAGGACGAGAGGTATCTGAGCGCCGTCGAGGCCCGGGCCCGGGTCGCCGACGTCATCAGCCTGCAGCCCCTGCTGCGTCCCGGCACCGTCGCCGTGATCGGCGCGGGGCGCACCCCCGGCTCCGTGGGGCGCGCGATCCTGCGCAACATCGCCACCGGCTCCTACACCGGCCGGGTGTTCGCCGTGCATCCGGAGGCGCAGGCGATCGCCGGGGTCCACGCCTGCCCCTCCGTCGCGGATGTGCCACTGGCGCCCGAGCTGGCCGTTGTCGCCGTTCCCGCGGCGGCCGTCGCGCAGGTCGCCGAGGAATGCGGGAAGGCCGGTGTGGGCGCCCTGCTGGTGGTGTCCGCCGGACTGGACCCTCACCAGGCCCAGGACCTGATGCGTGCCTGCCGCCGCCACGGCATGCGGCTGGTCGGCCCGAACTGCCTGGGCCTGGCCAACCCGGAGCCGGGCGTCCGCCTGGACGCCACGTTCGCCGCCCGCCATCCCGGGCCCGGCTCCGCGGGCGTCGCCGTGCAGTCGGGAGGTGTCGGCATCGCCCTGCTCGACGGCCTGGCCCGGCTCGGAATCGGCGTTTCCACCTTCGTCTCGCTCGGCGACAAGTACGACGTCAGCGGCAACGACATGCTCCAGTGGTGGGAGAGTGACGGGCACACCGACCTGGCGCTGCTGCACCTGGAGTCCTTCGGCAATCCGCGCGCCTTCTCGCGCACCGCCCGCCGGGTGGCCCGGTCGATGCCCGTACTCACGGTGGACGCGGGTCGTTCGGAGGCCGGACGACGGGCCGCCGCTTCGCACACGGCGGCGGCGGCCACCCGGACCATGACCCGGCAGGCCCTGTTCACGCAGGCCGGCGTCACCGCCACCCGTACGATCGGCGAACTTCTCGACACCGCCGCCCTGCTGCACTCCCAGCCGCTGCCCACCGGCACGAGGGTCGCCGTCGTCGGCAACGCGGGAGGGGCGGGTGTGCTGGCCGCTGACGCGTGCGCGGACGCCGGGCTCCTCGTCCCCCGCCTCCCGGCCGATCTGGTCGGCGAACTTCTCTCCCTGCTGCCCGACGGTGCCACGGCCACCAACCCGGTGGATGTCACGGCCGCCGTGCGTGAGGAGCAGTTGGATGCCTGCGTGGGCCTGCTGGCGCGGCACGGCGCCGTCGACGCCGTCCTGGTGAGTCTGGTCCCCACGGCGGTGGCGGCGGCCACCGGGGAGGACCTCGTGCGGGCGCTGACCTCGGCTCCGGGGCCGCTGCCCCGTCCGGTCGTCGCGGTCCTGCCCGGGCAGGCGGCTCGCGTGGAGCTGCTGCCCGCCCCCGGCGCGGGAACCGTGCCCGCCTACTCCGACGCGGAGGACGCCGCGCGCGCCCTGGCGCATGCCGCCGCACGCCACGGCTGGCTGAGCAGGCTGCCCGGTGCCGTGGCCGAGTTGCCGGACGTGGACACCGCCCACGCGAAAGACCTGGCAGCCGCCTTCCTGGTCCGCAATCCGGAAGGAGGGTGGCTCGACCCCACCGAGACCGCGGAACTCCTGGGCTGCTACGGCATCCCGCAGATCCCCTGGGTGTGGGCCCGGGACGAGGACGAGGCCGTGGCGGCTGCCGAGCGGCTCACGGGCCCCGGGGGACGCGTGGTCATGAAGGCGTACGGACCCGGTCTGCTGCACAAGAGCGAGCAGCACGCCCTCCACCTGGACCTGCAGAACGCCGCCCAGGTGAGGGCCGCCCACCGGGACCTGACGAACCGGTTCGGCGACCGCATGACCGGCGTGGTGGTGCAACCACTGGCCGAACGCGGCACCGAACTCTTCGCGGGGGTCGTCCAGGACGAGGTCTTCGGGCCGCTCGTGGTGTTCGGGCTCGGAGGCACGGCGACCGAACTGCTCGCCGACCAGGCCGCCCGGCTCGCCCCGCTCACCGACCTGGACGTGCACGACCTGCTCACCTCGCCGCGCTGCTCCCCGCTGCTGTTCGGCTACGCCGGAAGTCCCGCCACCGATCTCGCCGGCCTGGAGCAGCTGCTGCACCGGCTGTCCCGGATGGCGTCCGACCTGCCCCAACTGGCGGAGGCCGATCTCAACCCCGTGCTGTCCGGCCCGCGCGGCGTCACCACGCTCGACGTCCGCCTGCGGCTCGTCCCACGTCGATTCCACGACCCGTATCTGCGTCGGCTGCGCTGA
- a CDS encoding CBS domain-containing protein has product MQGNPHRVSDVMTRAVVAVNRETLFKDIVERMERWQVSALPVLEGDGRVIGLVSEADLLPKEEFRDSDPDRITQVRRLSDLAKAGAVSAEEMMSMPAVTVHADATLPEAARIMALRHVKRLPVVNAEGLLEGMVSRGDLLKVFLRPDNDLADEIRRDVLDVLFPAPVEPVHVTVVDGVATLTGRVRDAARIPLAARLVQGVEGVVGVDCRLTPATDG; this is encoded by the coding sequence ATGCAGGGCAACCCGCACCGGGTGAGTGACGTGATGACGCGTGCCGTCGTCGCGGTGAACCGCGAGACCCTGTTCAAGGACATCGTCGAACGCATGGAGCGGTGGCAGGTCAGCGCTCTTCCCGTGCTCGAGGGCGACGGCCGGGTGATCGGCCTCGTGTCCGAGGCCGATCTGCTGCCCAAGGAGGAGTTCCGCGACAGCGATCCGGACCGGATCACCCAGGTGCGCCGGCTGTCCGACCTGGCCAAGGCGGGAGCAGTGAGCGCCGAGGAGATGATGAGCATGCCCGCCGTCACGGTGCATGCCGACGCCACACTCCCCGAGGCCGCGCGCATCATGGCGCTGCGGCACGTCAAGCGCCTGCCCGTGGTGAACGCCGAGGGCCTTCTGGAGGGCATGGTCAGCAGGGGGGATCTGCTGAAGGTGTTCCTGCGCCCCGACAACGACCTCGCCGACGAGATCCGGCGTGACGTCCTCGACGTGCTGTTCCCGGCTCCGGTGGAGCCCGTGCACGTCACGGTCGTCGACGGTGTCGCGACGCTCACCGGACGGGTCCGGGACGCAGCCCGGATACCGCTCGCCGCCCGCCTGGTGCAGGGTGTCGAGGGCGTGGTGGGCGTGGACTGCCGGCTCACGCCGGCCACCGACGGGTGA
- a CDS encoding cyclase family protein, with product MTSSPHDSPDSDSSALPGNGPALTRQEFDVLFDTVRAWGRWTPADRGAWNRVTPDHVRRATALVRTGTTVSMGLPWNTVPGPDNGRPALHYMSDLGDVEAPEPSCHKDFIAADYHGKGVSHLDALSHIAYRGQLYDGRTAREVVDAAGAHFGAVSSLGALVTKGVLLDLPAVLGANWLEPGRAVHAEDVLAAEKALGVTIGDGDAVLLRSGHFRRRAELGAWNPDAASAGFHAEAMPLLAERGIALLGGDGDSDVRPSPVEGLHSPVHALAVTAMGVPLLDNLDLEALSAACADAGRYAFLMIVAPLNIPGGTGSPVNPIAVL from the coding sequence ATGACCAGCAGCCCGCATGACTCTCCCGACTCGGACTCCTCCGCCCTCCCCGGCAACGGGCCGGCGCTGACCCGCCAGGAGTTCGACGTCCTCTTCGACACCGTACGGGCCTGGGGCCGCTGGACCCCCGCGGACCGGGGCGCCTGGAACCGCGTCACCCCTGACCACGTACGGCGGGCCACGGCACTCGTCCGCACCGGGACCACCGTTTCCATGGGCCTGCCCTGGAACACCGTGCCGGGACCCGACAACGGCAGGCCCGCCCTGCACTACATGTCCGACCTCGGCGATGTCGAGGCCCCCGAGCCCTCCTGCCACAAGGACTTCATCGCCGCCGACTACCACGGCAAGGGCGTCAGCCACCTCGACGCGCTCTCCCACATCGCCTACCGCGGGCAGCTGTACGACGGCCGCACCGCACGCGAGGTCGTCGACGCCGCCGGTGCGCACTTCGGCGCCGTCTCCTCACTCGGCGCCCTCGTCACCAAGGGCGTCCTCCTCGACCTGCCCGCCGTCCTGGGCGCGAACTGGCTGGAACCAGGGCGGGCCGTGCACGCCGAGGACGTCCTGGCAGCGGAGAAGGCGCTCGGCGTCACGATCGGCGACGGTGACGCCGTCCTGTTGCGCTCCGGGCACTTCCGCCGCCGCGCCGAACTCGGCGCCTGGAACCCGGACGCCGCCAGCGCCGGCTTCCACGCGGAGGCGATGCCGCTGCTGGCCGAGCGCGGGATCGCCCTGCTCGGCGGCGACGGCGACAGCGACGTACGGCCGTCGCCGGTGGAGGGCCTGCACTCGCCCGTGCACGCCCTCGCCGTCACCGCCATGGGCGTTCCCCTGCTGGACAACCTGGACCTCGAAGCGCTCTCGGCGGCGTGCGCCGACGCCGGCCGGTACGCGTTCCTGATGATCGTGGCGCCGCTGAACATTCCCGGCGGCACAGGATCACCCGTCAACCCGATCGCGGTGCTGTGA
- a CDS encoding cyclic nucleotide-binding domain-containing protein, with the protein MTSATTMTTALEPVHRERLMGLAREVSFESGARLFEEGRHADRFWIVRTGTVALDLHVPGRRPAVIETLGHGELVGWSWHFAPYVWHLGAEAMSPVRAWEFDAEAVRAMCAEDAEFGREIAVWVGRVVAQRLHSSRVRLLDLYAPYGSGGLT; encoded by the coding sequence ATGACCTCCGCCACCACCATGACGACGGCTCTTGAACCCGTACACCGCGAACGGCTGATGGGCCTCGCCCGCGAGGTCTCGTTCGAGTCCGGGGCCCGGCTGTTCGAGGAGGGGCGGCACGCCGACCGCTTCTGGATCGTGCGCACCGGCACGGTCGCCCTCGACCTGCACGTGCCCGGCCGCCGTCCGGCCGTGATCGAAACCCTCGGTCATGGTGAACTCGTCGGGTGGTCCTGGCACTTCGCTCCGTACGTCTGGCATCTGGGCGCCGAGGCGATGAGTCCGGTGCGGGCCTGGGAATTCGACGCCGAGGCGGTCCGGGCGATGTGCGCCGAGGACGCCGAGTTCGGCCGGGAGATCGCGGTCTGGGTCGGGCGCGTGGTCGCCCAGCGGCTTCATTCCTCCCGCGTCCGCCTGCTCGACCTGTACGCGCCCTATGGCAGCGGCGGCCTGACGTGA
- a CDS encoding GAF domain-containing protein yields MKTPEELRVLLPQLKLDELLEELQARINAARSTRDRVHSLLGAVLTVGRELDLEQALYSIVEAAAALVDAQYAALGVIGPDGRTLSAFHTVGVTERQIAQIGPFPEGHGILGELIRYPEALRLEKLSKHPASYGFPAHHPPMNSFLGVPIRVRDQVFGNLYLTEKRGGLQFDEEDESVLSTLAVAAGVAIDNARLYEDSRLRERWLRANAEITHSLMSGSDRAEALGLIAERAREISGSALAAVAMPLEGSASLSVEIAVGVDAEEHRGLVLSLDESLMGLAFSAAAPVTSDDVFHDGRISQEPPRFVGLGPAVAVPIGTGEGGVRGVVLLAREAGRPVYSGKETEMLLGFAAQAAIAMELAERRQDAQRIAVLQDRDRIARDLHDLAIQRLFATGMTLQSAGRFIEHPEASERVLRAVDDLDETIKIIRSSIFGLRARENATADGLRTRVVQTVGEAAPMLGFAPSVRMEGLLDTEVPRGIADQVVAVLSESLTNIARHAHAGRADVALTADGREVRLRVSDNGVGIPAGGRRSGLRNMAERAEQLGGLLEVASPDGRGATVEWHVPLPPK; encoded by the coding sequence ATGAAAACTCCCGAAGAGCTCCGCGTACTGCTTCCGCAGCTGAAGCTCGACGAACTACTGGAGGAGCTGCAGGCAAGGATCAACGCCGCCCGCAGCACCCGGGACCGGGTGCACAGTCTGCTGGGAGCCGTCCTCACGGTGGGGCGGGAACTGGACCTGGAACAGGCCCTGTACTCCATCGTCGAGGCGGCCGCGGCCCTGGTGGACGCCCAGTACGCGGCCCTCGGCGTCATCGGACCGGACGGCAGGACCCTGTCGGCGTTCCACACCGTCGGCGTCACCGAGCGGCAGATCGCGCAAATCGGCCCCTTCCCCGAGGGGCACGGCATCCTCGGCGAACTGATCCGCTATCCGGAAGCACTGCGCCTGGAGAAACTCTCCAAGCACCCCGCGTCGTACGGCTTCCCGGCCCACCACCCGCCGATGAACAGCTTCCTCGGCGTCCCGATCCGGGTCCGCGACCAGGTCTTCGGCAACCTGTACCTGACCGAGAAGCGCGGCGGGCTGCAGTTCGACGAGGAGGACGAGTCGGTGCTGTCCACGCTCGCCGTGGCGGCCGGCGTGGCCATCGACAACGCCCGCCTGTACGAGGACTCCCGGCTGCGCGAGCGCTGGCTGAGGGCGAACGCGGAGATCACCCACAGCCTGATGTCCGGCAGTGATCGCGCCGAGGCACTCGGCCTCATCGCCGAACGGGCCCGGGAGATATCCGGCTCGGCCCTGGCCGCGGTCGCGATGCCCCTGGAGGGCAGCGCGTCGCTCAGCGTGGAGATCGCCGTCGGGGTGGACGCCGAGGAGCACCGGGGACTGGTGCTGTCCCTGGACGAAAGCCTGATGGGGCTGGCGTTCTCCGCTGCCGCCCCCGTCACCAGTGACGACGTCTTCCACGACGGGCGGATCTCCCAGGAACCTCCGCGCTTCGTCGGCCTCGGCCCCGCGGTGGCCGTTCCCATCGGCACCGGAGAGGGCGGCGTGCGCGGAGTGGTGCTGCTGGCGCGCGAGGCAGGCCGGCCGGTCTACTCCGGCAAGGAGACCGAGATGCTGCTGGGCTTCGCCGCGCAGGCCGCCATCGCGATGGAACTGGCCGAGCGCCGGCAGGACGCCCAGCGGATCGCGGTCCTCCAGGATCGTGACCGGATCGCCCGGGACCTGCACGACCTGGCCATCCAGCGGCTGTTCGCCACCGGGATGACGCTGCAGAGCGCGGGCCGCTTCATCGAGCATCCGGAGGCCTCCGAGCGGGTGCTGCGGGCCGTGGACGACCTGGACGAGACCATCAAGATCATAAGGTCCTCGATCTTCGGCCTGCGGGCCCGTGAGAACGCCACCGCCGACGGGCTGCGGACCAGGGTCGTCCAGACGGTGGGCGAGGCCGCGCCGATGCTGGGTTTCGCCCCCAGCGTGCGCATGGAAGGCCTGCTCGACACCGAGGTGCCGAGGGGGATCGCCGACCAGGTCGTGGCCGTGCTGTCCGAGTCCCTGACCAACATCGCCCGGCACGCCCACGCCGGCCGGGCCGACGTGGCATTGACGGCCGACGGCCGCGAGGTACGCCTCAGGGTCTCCGACAACGGCGTGGGCATCCCGGCCGGCGGCCGGCGCAGCGGGCTGCGGAACATGGCCGAGCGGGCGGAGCAGCTCGGCGGGCTGCTGGAAGTGGCCAGTCCCGACGGCAGGGGCGCCACGGTGGAGTGGCACGTCCCGCTGCCCCCGAAGTAA